One segment of Rhipicephalus microplus isolate Deutch F79 unplaced genomic scaffold, USDA_Rmic scaffold_48, whole genome shotgun sequence DNA contains the following:
- the LOC142788212 gene encoding uncharacterized protein LOC142788212 — protein MLYTAGLEHTLLYSGVGFKLNGSYDGTPTTWTLPGLVFVDDLVLLAEDTAQLQNLVETPANHLDTLDLAFNPKKSAVLQFSGDYAEAALVLPNGEELPRLEEYRYLGVLLSTSDKLIAEHETHLRQMAQ, from the coding sequence ATGTTATATACAGCGGGTCTGGAACATACCCTTCTGTATTCAGGTGTGGGGTTCAAGCTCAATGGGTCCTACGACGGCACCCCAACGACTTGGACACTTCCCGGCCTTGTTTTCGTGGATGACCTCGTGCTGCTGGCCGAAGATACGGCACAACTGCAGAATCTGGTTGAGACACCAGCCAACCACCTGGACACCCTAGACCTGGCCTTCAATCCGAAGAAGTCAGCAGTGCTCCAGTTCTCTGGTGATTATGCTGAGGCTGCTCTGGTACTACCAAACGGCGAGGAGCTTCCAAGACTGGAGGAATACCGCTATCTAGGCGTGTTACTGTCCACCTCAGACAAGCTCATAGCGGAGCATGAAACCCACTTGAGACAAATGGCACAGTGA